Proteins encoded in a region of the Drosophila sechellia strain sech25 chromosome 2L, ASM438219v1, whole genome shotgun sequence genome:
- the LOC6612086 gene encoding uncharacterized protein LOC6612086, protein MDGLQYAVEFAHDDNLLGSRPSNVSQLSEFLAMLTLNAAEEGQYDAPNFHDKLLQFKREADLLATKFDSPDYYTQKEELIFKVVCELRGIDHEKWLLDEMGLMDEAAFGDFLRDAFVCNGD, encoded by the exons ATGGATGGCCTACAATATGCGGTCGAATTTGCCCACGATGATAACCTACTGGGTAGCAGGCCATCGAATGTG TCTCAGCTCTCGGAATTTCTGGCCATGCTCACCCTTAACGCAGCCGAGGAAGGCCAGTATGATGCCCCAAACTTTCATGACAAACTATTACAATTCAAAAGGGAAGCCGATTTGCTGGCAACCAAATTTGATTCGCCCGATTATTATACCCAAAAGGAGGAATTAATCTTCAAGGTCGTGTGCGAACTGCGGGGCATTGACCACGAGAAGTGGCTCCTGGATGAAATGGGACTCATGGATGAAGCTGCATTTGGCGATTTTCTGCGGGATGCGTTCGTTTGCAATGGAGATTGA